In Halictus rubicundus isolate RS-2024b chromosome 5, iyHalRubi1_principal, whole genome shotgun sequence, one genomic interval encodes:
- the Aldh gene encoding aldehyde dehydrogenase produces the protein MLRILSRTRMSRYFSTATVPAPEKTPSIMYTGIFIDNEWHRSKSGKTFPTVNPATGQVIADVQEADAADVDVAVNAANKAFKLGSPWRTMDASQRGVLLNRLAYLLERDRTYLASLETLDNGKPYATAYGFDVPASAAALRYYAGWADKNHGKVIPMDGQYLAYTRHEPVGVCGQIIPWNFPLLMMSWKLGPALATGNVVVLKPAEQTPLTALYVAQLTKEAGFPNGVVNVLPGFGNAGAALVNHDKVDKIAFTGSTEVGQLIKKGAAMSKLKRTTLELGGKSPNIIMKDSDLDQAVETAHFGLFFNMGQCCCAGSRTFVEDSIYDEFVEKSAARAKSRVVGDPFDMNVEQGPQIDEEQMEKIMSMIQSGKDQGAELVSGGTRVGDKGYYVAPTVFANVTDDMTIAKEEIFGPVQQILKFSSLNEVINRANNTDYGLAAAVFTKDIDKANYIVQGLRAGTVWVNTYNALAPQVPFGGFKMSGHGREMGSYGLEGYTEVKSVIVKVNQKNS, from the exons ATGCTACGAATCTTGAGCAGAACACGTATGTCGCGGTATTTTTCCACGGCAACCGTGCCGGCGCCTGAGAAGACCCCGTCGATCATGTACACCGGG ATTTTTATTGACAACGAGTGGCACCGATCGAAAAGCGGGAAAACTTTCCCTACAGTAAATCCCGCGACTGGGCAGGTGATCGCGGATGTTCAAGAAGCCGATGCTGCGGACGTTGATGTTGCTGTGAACGCTGCGAACAAAGCTTTCAAATTAGGTTCACCATGGAGGACTATGGACGCCTCGCAGCGAGGTGTGCTCCTGAATCGACTGGCCTATTTGCTGGAGAGAGACCGTACATACCTCGCG TCGTTGGAGACGCTGGACAATGGCAAACCTTACGCGACAGCGTACGGCTTCGATGTGCCCGCCAGCGCGGCAGCTCTCAGATACTATGCAGGATGGGCCGACAAGAACCATGGTAAAGTGATACCCATGGATGGACAATACCTTGCTTACACTCGCCACGAACCAGTTGGTGTCTGCGGACAGATCATCCCATGGAACTTCCCGCTTCTGATGATGTCTTGGAAGCTTGGACCTGCTCTGGCCACAG GGAACGTTGTCGTCCTGAAGCCAGCGGAGCAAACACCGTTGACGGCTCTATACGTCGCCCAGTTGACCAAGGAAGCTGGATTCCCTAACGGAGTCGTCAACGTGCTTCCTGGTTTCGGTAACGCAGGGGCCGCGTTGGTTAATCACGACAAGGTCGACAAAATTGCGTTCACTGGCTCGACGGAGGTAGGACAATTAATCAAAAAAGGGGCAGCGATGAGCAAACTGAAGAGGACCACGTTGGAGCTCGGTGGCAAGTCGCCTAACATCATCATGAAGGACTCCGATCTCGATCAGGCCGTCGAGACGGCGCACTTTGGCCTGTTCTTCAACATG GGTCAATGCTGTTGTGCTGGGTCCAGGACCTTCGTCGAGGACTCCATTTACGACGAGTTTGTAGAAAAGAGTGCTGCGAGGGCTAAGTCTAGGGTAGTTGGAGATCCTTTCGACATGAACGTGGAACAAGGACCGCAG ATCGACGAGGAACAAATGGAGAAAATCATGTCAATGATCCAGTCAGGCAAAGACCAAGGCGCAGAACTAGTATCAGGCGGCACTCGTGTCGGTGATAAGGGATACTACGTCGCACCAACAGTGTTCGCTAATGTCACAGATGACATGACCATTGCCAAGGAAGAG ATCTTCGGACCAGTTCAACAAATTCTGAAGTTCAGCAGCTTGAACGAGGTGATCAACAGGGCTAACAACACAGACTATGGTCTAGCGGCTGCAGTTTTCACGAAGGACATCGACAAGGCGAATTACATCGTCCAGGGTCTGCGAGCTGGCACGGTTTG GGTAAACACGTACAACGCTTTGGCACCTCAAGTTCCGTTCGGTGGATTCAAGATGTCCGGTCACGGAAGGGAAATGGGATCGTACGGTCTCGAGGGGTACaccgaagtgaagagtgtgatAGTAAAAGTGAACCAGAAGAATAGTTAG